The following DNA comes from Anopheles arabiensis isolate DONGOLA chromosome 3, AaraD3, whole genome shotgun sequence.
GGacgcacaacaaaacaagacgCACGCGAAACACTTTTACcagcacaacagcacaacCATTCTCGAAGGAAACACACACTCGAGTTGTGAATAAATAGAAAGCTTCCACAAACAGCTGTTATCTTGCCGATAGTGCCCTTTTGGTGGTTTAGGCAAAAATCACAAAGAGATAAACGATATTGCAATCACTTCGCAATATCGCAACAAAGGGGGGTGCACTGCGTAGGAATGTACGGGACACAAACAATGAACACGCACAAGACAGCcttttaattttcttccttttctatATAAAAGCTTCCATGAGACACTTTGAAGAGAGGCCAACACGTGgtagaaaaaacaaaacgcacccGAAAACACTTTGCATCCCTTTGGCGAAGGGAAAATGTACACAAATTTTCCACTGTTTTTATCGTTGGTTCGCCTGCTGCGCGGTCCGTATGTCTGGCGCTCCTCAAGTTCCAACTTTGTATGGCACCTTTTTTGACAGAATGCCTTGCCCTTCGGACGCGATGAGGCTGTGGTGCCGAGACCCACAGATTGATGTGCAGGAAAATAATCTTAAAAactgaaaatttaataatatgtTGCAAATTCAGCCTAATAGATATGAgacatattattattaatgttGTTCCAAGCTACACAGTTTTAAAACTAAATTTTTATtcgaattttaaattaaaatgtccAGTTCCATGCGCTGCGGCTTTGAGAACTGAAATCGCTGGTATATACGCACCGGTTTTGCTCTGCGCTGTCAACCGGGAAAGGCACACGTCACAtaaatacaacacaaaaatcTCTATTCCAATCGGAAAGATCTACGCACAGCCTCacaccttttccttttccgtgCTAATTGCTCGCTCCGCATCCGTGTCCAGCGGCCAAATCCAACGCTCTCCACCATGAAGAACCTCACGGAAGTGCTGTACAAGTTCTACGACGAATACGCGCACAAAACACCCAAGAAGCTGAAGATCGTCGACGCCTACTTGCTGTACATTCTGCTGACCGGCATCACGCAGTTTGTTTACTGCTGCCTCGTTGGAACATTCCCGTTCAACTCGTTCCTGGCCGGGTTCATCAGCACGGTGAGCTGCTTCGTGCTGGGTGGTACGTAACGCGATAGCGCCGTGTTGTTATCATTGCCCTGTTGCCAACACAGGCTAATGTTTTCTTTGCCCAATTGCACTCCCCTTCATTCCAGTGTGCCTCCGCCTGCAGTCGAACCCCCAGAACAAGGAACAGTTTTTGGGAATCTCGCCCGAGCGTGGCTTTGCTGACTTTGTGTTTGCGCACATAATTTTGCACCTGGTCGTGGTCAACTTCATCGGTTAAAAAGAACCGCAGCCGCCGGGCTGATGCGGTGTGCATTTTGCGTGTGCAATTAGGTGTTGTAAGGTGGGATTAAACAATTACACGAATAAGAATTGGTAAATACATGAAAGAGTGTGAGTGAACTAAACGAATCGTTTTCGCTCTAAGAATAAGCTCCGAAGCGTATCAAGATAAACGGAAGCTTTTGGTAAGTTGACCCGGGAACTGCTCCAGGATCCTTTGGGTGTTTTATTGTTCTACTAGCTTTCCCTAAACTCGCTCATCTTAGTTCCTTTGGCTCAAGCAATATCCGTCTAAGTTCCTCCTCCAACGCTTCTGCCGTCTCGTGCCTGCAGATATTAACCTacagaaaaaatataaaaattgttattatttttatttagacTACCAAGTCTAGTCCAAACTCACCATTCCTCCGGCGATGCCCTTATCGTCCAGTATTCGTGCTTTCAGTTTCATGAGCCCCACGGGCGATTCCCGATCGCTCAGACAGTGCCGCTCATCAAGAACGTCCACATTCTTCACCTCACCACCAGCCAACTTTACCAGAACCCCCGCTATGTTTAAATGCTTCACTGGTGcattgaaatgtatcgccacgatcggaatttgtttcgtttcctttaACCGGTGCAAACATTCGGCCACTTTCTTCAGCCCAGGCCGTACCAGAAACTCGGGCGCCGCACGATCCAGCGCAAATGCATCGGCCGAAGGTTTGCGTACCGATTTAATCATGTCCCACGCATCGGGCAAATCGATTTCCGCACAGGTAAGCAGCAAATCCTTGCGCGATTCCAGCTTGGCACGCTCCTTCCGAAGGTTCTGCACCAGCGCTTTATCTTTGAACAGCAACCGAAAGAGGGCAATCGATTTGCGGTCACAAATCCACAGCGAAAgaatcgtatcgatcagcaaATCGGAGCTGTACCGATACTCGCCGGCTTCCACCTTGAGCCGTATTGCCTTTTCGAGTAGGTTCATTTTCACCTCGGGGTATGATTCGATCGGCACACCGATTGTGGCACAGCTCCACAGGAACGTTGCGATATCCTTGGGCCGGCAGGATTGTGACTGTGTTTCGAATCCGTTTTTCCTCACCTCCGCATCGAATCGGTTCCAGCATCCTTCCACGAACAGACCCACCAACGTGTCGTCCTTTATCCGATTGTCCGCTATGTAGGCGAACAAATGCGAAAGGCCACGGAAATCTAGCTCCTTGCTGTCGATGTTGGACTCCGTGAACGAGCGCACCTTCTCCACTATCTCCCCGGAGGCGAGCCGATTCATACGGGCACATTTTATCAGCGTCACCAGCAGTGCCGAATCGTCTTCATCCCCGAATTCAACAATCTCCTTCACCAGCCGGCTCCTAAACGCATCCGATTCGTCCACCATTCGAAGACTCGTTTTGTACGTTGCATTCGCCAGTATGACGAAATCCATCCGGCTCATGTCCGGTGTGAGGTAGCGGGTCAGATGTTGCTGCAGAAATTCCTTCATCAGCATCGCCCCCGTTTTGTTGCGCTTCCACATGCCGAGGAAGAAAACGATCGACAGAAAGTCTCGCTCATTTTCCGCACCGTCAAACAGTTCGATCAGCTTCGGCAGGGCCGCCTGGTACGACTTTAGCTGGGCGATTTTGTTCGGCAGCAGGTACATGAAGCAGTGCAACATTTCCAACAGCTCGCCCGTCGTTGCCCTCGGGACCCGGCGCACACACTCCTCGTCCAGCGTGTTCACGACTTCCTTGTACGATCGTACATCCGTTTTGCTGCGGAAATCGGTCGTAAAGGCGATCAGCTTGGCCAGATCGATGGTTGCCAGATCGCGTATCTGCTGCCCGTAGGTGCCCACATCCGGCAGCGGGTAGAAATTGGACACCTTTAAGCTGCACTTGGTTGTGTCGGTAAAATCACGCTTCGTGTGGGACACGTGCCGGGAGAAGCGATGCATCAGTGTGCCATTTTCGCCGTCCGATGTTTCGTAGTGGAACTCCCGCGGGGAAAATGTACTGTACCGAAGGAGGGAAGAGGCTGGTTGGGGCCATTTCGGTGCTATTGATACTGCTGTACCGCATATTCGTATTAATTGCAGCATTACACAACTCGAGTCTTTTCTTGCACTGTTGcacccttttttcctttttgcgaaACAAAAGGTTCGGCGGTAAACAAAAGCATGCGACCGTCTGGGTGAGCTGTCAAATCGACGCGTTTTGTGCCCAGGTGGCAAATGGGTAcaattgattttgaattttgaacaaGTGCACAGTGGGATTGGGTATTTTTGGGTAATTATTCAAAACAACCGTTAGGATGTGGAGTTTAAGAATTTCGGAAAAACGCTTATAAATTCCATAAATTGcgcatttcatttcaaatcaaCAGGTTGTAATATGTTACTcaaactgaagaaaaaaacaacagcagtaCATTTAATTGCACATCAGTTGATACATTTATTTGCGGATCACAAAAATATAATGTTGACGCATATGTTTATCCTTCCTCTTTGTTCACGCCACACAATCCTGTGTTGAAGCATACCTGTGTATTCCATTCCACACAATTTTCcattctctgtgtgtgtgtctactaCCTTTTGTATTATATGCGAAAAAATGCAATCTGTGTCACTAATTGTATAATTCTTGCACCCGTATCTCCGTGTCCACGGGGGCCTcggtaaaaaaaatctgaatgTATTACAAACACATTAaggggttttcgaggattatatagacatgttcagcgagttgtagattcgttcaggcatataatagactctttcagcgagatatagaattgttcggatgtAGGCGTAgacatgttcggttatactgtagagctgtcactttcgttccccttggactgcaatttggatcattctcatcagaaggtaaacaaacggttttcgaaaaaatatgattttttcaactaatttatgtattCAACAGCTTggagaatgattattagctacttttaggacttttaagaatgaaaaattgaaccctgcggcacagtgtgtaaacaaaacaaatgacagctctacagaatcgctcaacatgtcaacgcctacttccgaacaattctatatctcgctgaaagagtctattatatgcctgaacgaatctacaactcgctgaacatgtctatataatcctcgaaaaccctgtatcccCTCGTTCTATTGCATACGACCATGGAAATAGTTCTGCCAGTATAGTTAGTTGCTAgtctgtatgtatgtatgtatgtcgTTAAAAAAGCTACACTGATGGGATTCGAACTGATTGGCTCAGTAAAGTTGTGATTGTGAACTATGTACAGCCGTACGAAAGTGATCTCGCGATGGACACTGTCTAGCATTTTGTTCCTATATATTGCTCATCTACACTTTATACTACTACTGTTACTACTATTGCCCCATTCCTTGTGCAAATGATCTACTAGGTGCAGCGGGGATGATAGTTAGGAATCGGTTTAATCTAGATCGATgcacaaaaatgtttgaaacacAAAAAGCCGCACAATGGCTTACatcttttaaattattttaacctgACAAGCTGCTGCTTAATACGATACGAGTTAcagaaacgatttttttttgtaatactaTATGcactgtacacacacaaatacatggGCAAAACACAACCTCTGTAACGTTCTCCGAAATGGAAACTGCTCTTAAGGTCTTATTAAGAATGATTTGCTGCAACGAACGCAACCGAACCGAAGAAAGTAGAAAGTAATCAACAATTTAGAAGGTGCTATAAGCTCGGTTCAATCGATCTCGATCCCTCGTGCAGGCCTCGAAGAGTGGACGAGTGTGCGAGGATATTGcgattttgttcttcttttgatttgtttgctaAATTAAACATACTTTTCAGAGGGGATTGTTTTTCTGTGTGCAAGTTTTGAGGGCAGTGATGTGTGAAGCGTGATTTCGATGAGGATGTGCGCGTATCTTCTAAGAATGATCGCCCGACCCAACCCGACACCTGGGCAAAATGCATCTACATATTTGTTCGTGATTGTTTGTTGTTCAATACGAGGTCAAGAGTTGCCAGTGTATAGGAAACCACCATTGGTTGGTCATTTGTGTGCTTTTCACTACCGCTttaaacgcaccaaaaaacgGGTAATACGTCATAAATCGTAACTATAATCTTTctagcaaaattaaaaatcgcTCCTCAAAACTAACCtagaacagtgtgtgtgtgtgtgtgcttaacCAAACGAATAACCGGAAACTATACACACAAGAACCAAACCTATCACAAAACTAGAAGGGTGCTAGTTGAACTCGTTCAACGTTACCGAATAATATCAGCGCCTTGGGACTTATACTACTGTGAAAATTATTTAGATACGTGGAGTTTAGATACCTTTACCTCACTTTGGTACACAAATTTACATCAATTCCTGAATAATTCTGCTGCTCGCTGTACGCTCCCCCATTTCGCACCTAATTCAGGTAGGTAGGCTGTACTGTTTTTTAGCTTGTTATCAATTTCCGACAGGTTTTGTCAAGGAGGGTGGTGGGTTGAGTGTTATCGCTTTGTATAGCTATTGCATTAGCTATTGCTTAGTTTACCTTTCCCTGTTGGTGGCATAGGACCACATTCTTACAGAATGCCTTACAAGTGTCTCCTGCCCGGAttaatgcaaaaaagaaaaaaaaacgtcttaggaacaagaaaacataaagaaaCGAATAAATTAACAGAAAGTTTTTCCTTCCTGGGCGTAAAAGCGGTTCGCTCGTCGTTCGATAGAAGAACCCTTTCGAGAATATGCATGTACaacgctctctctttctctctctttctctctctctctctctctctctctctctctctctctctctctctctctctctctctctctctctctctctctctctctctctctctctctctctctctctccctgtgtttgtgttttccgaGTCTTTGGTCACGCGAAGGAATTTGCGGCCTGGGAAAATTGGCAGCCACTCACCGTCATAAACAAGCGCTCACcaacactcgcacacacataccgtgGTGCCTTGATAATAGGTAATGGAAAACTAATTAGCCCAAGGTGCGATCATAAATGCACGATAATGCAAATGAGGCACACCAAATGGGTCAAACGTGTGTCTGGTCTGGCGCTTCGGCCCGCCCCCTCCACATCGATTGGAATTTGTTTCCCAGGCATACCTTTTTTGCCGTCGGTTTTTGTTCTCTCCCCCTCCCTGTTCATCGTGACCGTTTAGGGAGCGGTTTTAAACGTCGTGGCTCAGCAGCGGCACATCGTGATGCTTCCGGTTGAGGCTGGTGCAGGGCAGCATCCACAGCATCGGATGCCCCCGGCCACAGACCTCCGCCAGCAGCGCCATCTTCGGCCGGTGGATCCGGTACGGGCCCTTCTGCTGTACCGCCTCGACCGCCGTCTCGTCGTACAGGATCGCGTGCATCTGGTCGACCATGATCGCCACCACGAACAGCCCGAACAGGACCGactcaagcagcagcagcacgctgTGCATCATGCGCGTCTGCGCCTGGGACACATCCGCGTGGCAATCCTCGCACGGGTACATCCACGAAATCACGATCAGCACGATCGAGTACACGGCCAGCGCACACACGTACATCAGGAACTGCAGAAAGTACTTCTGGTTCCGCTCGCCGACACAGTTGTTAATCCACGGACAGTGGTGGTCCATCCGGCGGATGCACCGCTTGCAGATGCGGCAGTGGTGCGCACGGGGCGGCCGGTACGTCTCGCACCGCGTGCACATCGTCCACTCTTCCCGCTCGTGGCCGTAGTTCTTCTCCGAGTGGAGGTCCGAAAAGTCGATCCGGATTTGGGGCAGCGGCACGGTGCCCGGATCGAGCAGGACCGCTTTCAGGTGGGCCATCGCCAGCAGGAACACGATCGTGTTGAACGCCACCACATGGAACGGTGCCCAAAGGCTGACGAGTGGAAAGGGATAGGAATGATTAGATtaaaaagggagaaacaaAGGTGCATAAGTTTTGATAACGCTTATCATCGCGGTACCCCCTCCGCTCCTTACCTGTTAGGCATCGTTTGCAGAATTATCCAGTGCGTTACCACATAGTCCGCGTGCAGGACGGTCATGTAGGTGATCAGCACGCACACAATACCGCAGGGATCCTTCACGAAAGCCATCTCGATGATGACACGGTGCGGTTGCGATTGGGAGCGCCTGCAAGCGCCGATTGCGGACCGAAATTGCGTACCACCGTGGCGCCGTTGAGTAATTGATAAACGAACCACAAGTCGGGGGGCCGCCGCTAGTTTATCTCTGGGTCGTTGGTAGCTGGCGGTCTTCCACCACTTCTCTTCAACCCCTCCACGACCACAAAACAGCGCGCACGTACACAACAAGCCTTCacactttcacaacacacGACGAAGCACACAGTAGCCACAGACTTGACTTCCTACTCCGCTCGGTGGAGGGGGCCCTCTTGCAGTAGCTCTCCCACCGCCCGCATTTACCTTTTcacagacacaaaaaacacacacacaacacactacGACCCTACGACCctacgacgacgatgacggaAATACACTGTAGCTGCTCCTCGTCCGCAGACCAATCTTCCTTTTGGACCATCGCAATCGAATTCACAGCGCCCGGTTTCACAATTCCATCGACAATGGAAATCGGCGATTAATCTaaccttttttccttcccttccggGGACCAACTTTTTGACAGCAAACAGCCCTCCCACAAAGCCGACACACAAAACTACGGAGACCCGTCGTCCGTGTACCGCGCAAGAGCAATTCAAATCTTGTGTTCCACAATACACCGAACGGGGGAGGGTTTTGGCCAGAATACGCGTATACGCATCAGCTGAACATGTATGCGGTAGtgtgtgcgagaaagagaatgCGAGATAGTGTGTACAAAGGAGACAACTACACTCACCGAGGAGAACTGTCAAGCGAACAATGTACACTGGTAAGTATTTCCAAACCAAttggatttttgaaatttattccCAATGAGACATTTTGGACCTAGCTTGAACAAAAACTCGACTTTCATACTTTATCTTCTATACCGCACTTGCTTGTACTTATTCGCGAGCATTGAAATACACTCTCCTGatttcttgttcttg
Coding sequences within:
- the LOC120904554 gene encoding dolichyl-diphosphooligosaccharide--protein glycosyltransferase subunit DAD1 — its product is MKNLTEVLYKFYDEYAHKTPKKLKIVDAYLLYILLTGITQFVYCCLVGTFPFNSFLAGFISTVSCFVLGVCLRLQSNPQNKEQFLGISPERGFADFVFAHIILHLVVVNFIG
- the LOC120904551 gene encoding uncharacterized protein LOC120904551, with amino-acid sequence MLQLIRICGTAVSIAPKWPQPASSLLRYSTFSPREFHYETSDGENGTLMHRFSRHVSHTKRDFTDTTKCSLKVSNFYPLPDVGTYGQQIRDLATIDLAKLIAFTTDFRSKTDVRSYKEVVNTLDEECVRRVPRATTGELLEMLHCFMYLLPNKIAQLKSYQAALPKLIELFDGAENERDFLSIVFFLGMWKRNKTGAMLMKEFLQQHLTRYLTPDMSRMDFVILANATYKTSLRMVDESDAFRSRLVKEIVEFGDEDDSALLVTLIKCARMNRLASGEIVEKVRSFTESNIDSKELDFRGLSHLFAYIADNRIKDDTLVGLFVEGCWNRFDAEVRKNGFETQSQSCRPKDIATFLWSCATIGVPIESYPEVKMNLLEKAIRLKVEAGEYRYSSDLLIDTILSLWICDRKSIALFRLLFKDKALVQNLRKERAKLESRKDLLLTCAEIDLPDAWDMIKSVRKPSADAFALDRAAPEFLVRPGLKKVAECLHRLKETKQIPIVAIHFNAPVKHLNIAGVLVKLAGGEVKNVDVLDERHCLSDRESPVGLMKLKARILDDKGIAGGMVNICRHETAEALEEELRRILLEPKELR
- the LOC120904553 gene encoding palmitoyltransferase ZDHHC3-A; translation: MAFVKDPCGIVCVLITYMTVLHADYVVTHWIILQTMPNSLWAPFHVVAFNTIVFLLAMAHLKAVLLDPGTVPLPQIRIDFSDLHSEKNYGHEREEWTMCTRCETYRPPRAHHCRICKRCIRRMDHHCPWINNCVGERNQKYFLQFLMYVCALAVYSIVLIVISWMYPCEDCHADVSQAQTRMMHSVLLLLESVLFGLFVVAIMVDQMHAILYDETAVEAVQQKGPYRIHRPKMALLAEVCGRGHPMLWMLPCTSLNRKHHDVPLLSHDV